In the genome of Bradyrhizobium sp. CIAT3101, one region contains:
- the bioB gene encoding biotin synthase BioB, producing MDVCAEVDQKESCELAQVGGKWQRAEAEALYGQPFAELVFRSQNVHRNNFDPNHVETASLLSVKTGGCPEDCGYCSQSAHYETGVNATRLMDCSDVVAKAQRAKEAGATRFCMAAAWRSPKDRDLDRVCEMVSAVKEIGLETCVTLGMLTPKQATLLSEAGLDFYNHNVDTSPDFYGRIITTRTLQDRIDTLEHVREAGIKICCGGIIGMGERVEDRLDMLVLLANLRTPPESVPINLWNEVKGVPVVDAAEAPDPIALVRLVATARIMMPKSVIRLSAGRRSISDELHALCFLAGANSMFIGDVLLTTRNPTADRDARLLTKLGITSALA from the coding sequence ATGGACGTTTGTGCGGAAGTTGACCAGAAGGAAAGCTGCGAGCTCGCGCAGGTCGGCGGGAAATGGCAACGTGCCGAGGCCGAGGCGCTCTATGGTCAGCCTTTCGCTGAGCTGGTGTTTCGATCGCAAAACGTTCACCGCAATAACTTCGATCCAAACCACGTCGAAACAGCTAGCCTTCTCAGCGTCAAGACGGGTGGCTGCCCGGAAGACTGCGGCTACTGCTCGCAGAGCGCGCACTACGAGACGGGGGTGAACGCGACCCGCCTGATGGATTGCAGCGATGTGGTCGCGAAAGCGCAGCGCGCCAAGGAGGCAGGCGCGACCCGGTTCTGCATGGCTGCGGCTTGGCGAAGTCCGAAGGACCGCGATCTCGATCGGGTCTGCGAGATGGTTAGCGCCGTCAAAGAGATTGGCCTGGAAACCTGCGTCACGCTCGGCATGCTGACGCCGAAACAGGCGACGCTGCTTTCCGAGGCGGGGCTCGACTTCTATAATCACAACGTGGACACCTCGCCTGATTTTTACGGCAGGATCATCACCACCCGCACGCTGCAGGACCGCATCGATACGCTTGAGCACGTGCGCGAGGCAGGCATCAAGATCTGCTGCGGCGGCATTATCGGTATGGGCGAACGTGTTGAGGACCGCCTCGACATGCTCGTCCTGCTCGCTAACCTCCGAACACCTCCGGAAAGCGTGCCGATTAATCTTTGGAACGAGGTCAAGGGGGTTCCTGTCGTTGACGCCGCGGAGGCTCCCGATCCGATCGCGCTGGTGCGTCTGGTCGCAACCGCCCGGATCATGATGCCGAAGAGTGTAATCCGGTTGTCCGCCGGACGGCGTTCCATCAGCGACGAATTGCACGCACTGTGCTTTTTGGCAGGTGCAAATTCAATGTTTATCGGGGATGTGCTGTTGACGACTAGGAATCCGACAGCCGACCGCGACGCAAGGTTGCTGACCAAGCTCGGCATCACATCCGCCCTTGCCTGA
- the panC gene encoding pantoate--beta-alanine ligase translates to MQTIATVTELRSALARVRDKHVGFVPTMGYLHDGHMALVKASRARCDVTLLSIFVNPTQFGPTEDLSTYPRNFLRDEQLCRDAGVTILFAPDAHEVYPAQFETFVEPGELARSLCGAFRPEHFRGVATVVCKLFNMVLPDIAFFGQKDFQQCAVVRRMAIDLNLPIEIVTVPTVREPDRLAMSSRNRYLNKEERLRALAISRGLFAAEAEFRVGERECEKLMAVARRHLDAVDRLQYLELVDADTLQPACSPLSQPAALCAAAYVGSTRLIDNVILSAGSEHGSRPDQTRMTLSRCDDAGR, encoded by the coding sequence ATGCAAACGATTGCGACGGTCACAGAGCTTCGTAGCGCTCTTGCAAGAGTTCGGGACAAGCATGTTGGCTTCGTACCGACAATGGGCTACCTGCACGACGGCCACATGGCATTGGTCAAGGCGAGTCGTGCGCGATGCGACGTCACCCTCCTAAGTATCTTCGTCAACCCCACTCAGTTCGGGCCAACCGAGGACCTCAGCACTTATCCGCGCAACTTTTTGCGTGATGAACAGCTGTGTCGCGACGCTGGAGTTACGATCCTCTTCGCCCCAGATGCACACGAGGTCTATCCGGCTCAGTTTGAGACCTTCGTCGAACCCGGCGAACTCGCAAGATCATTATGCGGGGCTTTCAGGCCTGAACATTTTCGCGGTGTGGCAACCGTCGTCTGCAAGCTGTTCAATATGGTTCTGCCGGATATCGCATTTTTCGGACAGAAAGATTTCCAGCAATGCGCGGTCGTGCGTCGGATGGCCATTGATCTCAATCTTCCGATCGAGATCGTCACCGTGCCAACCGTTCGGGAGCCGGACAGGCTCGCCATGAGCAGCCGTAATCGATATCTCAATAAAGAAGAGCGGCTGCGAGCTCTTGCGATCAGTCGCGGTCTATTCGCTGCGGAGGCCGAATTTCGCGTAGGCGAGCGTGAATGCGAGAAGCTTATGGCAGTCGCCAGGCGGCATTTGGATGCAGTTGACCGTCTGCAGTACCTCGAGCTCGTCGATGCCGACACGCTTCAGCCGGCCTGTAGTCCCCTGAGCCAACCTGCGGCTCTGTGCGCTGCGGCCTATGTCGGTTCGACGCGGCTTATCGATAACGTGATTCTTTCGGCCGGAAGTGAGCACGGATCACGGCCCGATCAAACTCGAATGACACTATCGAGGTGTGACGACGCTGGGCGGTAG
- a CDS encoding GntR family transcriptional regulator, which produces MMGENRTTSGRIAESIGERIINGALQPDSPLRQDHVAREFNSSHVPVREAFRQLEAQHLVVSAPRRGVRVAPLDTNSVKEIAEMRAALEVVALRNAAPKLSSVHLARIELALFEGDNAKTIEDFEMANRAFHYALVAPCAMPRLLASLDELQLANSRLVFAMARTAGWRPRSNQDHRLILQALRGRNLDQACNLLARHIQTIERLALPLDQETPMPR; this is translated from the coding sequence ATGATGGGCGAGAACAGAACGACTTCAGGACGCATCGCCGAGTCGATTGGTGAGCGCATTATCAACGGCGCGCTGCAGCCAGACTCTCCACTTCGGCAGGATCATGTCGCACGGGAATTCAACTCGAGCCACGTCCCGGTGCGCGAGGCTTTCCGACAATTGGAGGCTCAACATCTTGTTGTGAGTGCGCCTCGCCGCGGCGTGCGGGTTGCTCCGCTCGATACGAATTCGGTCAAGGAGATCGCGGAGATGCGTGCTGCGCTGGAGGTGGTCGCGCTACGCAATGCAGCTCCAAAGCTCTCATCGGTCCACCTGGCACGCATTGAACTCGCCCTCTTTGAAGGAGACAACGCCAAGACCATTGAGGATTTTGAGATGGCCAACCGGGCCTTTCATTACGCTCTGGTTGCACCCTGTGCGATGCCGCGATTGCTCGCCAGCCTTGATGAACTACAACTTGCGAACTCTAGGCTAGTGTTCGCGATGGCACGGACGGCCGGCTGGCGCCCACGGTCCAACCAAGATCACCGCCTCATCTTGCAGGCCTTGCGAGGGCGCAACCTTGATCAAGCTTGTAACCTGCTCGCGCGTCACATTCAAACCATTGAGCGCTTGGCCCTTCCTCTTGATCAAGAAACACCCATGCCAAGGTAA
- the panB gene encoding 3-methyl-2-oxobutanoate hydroxymethyltransferase: MSHISESPVERVTIPVLQRWKGEGRRVAMTTAYDAVAARIADPIVDIILVGDSVGNVCLGFDNTLPVSMAMMNHHLEAVARTKPRSLLVADMPFLSVHLTPEATIRNAGGFLQVGADAVKLEGGAKRAEIVRTLVDCEIPVMGHLGLTPQSVNMMGGFKVQGRKADDALRLLDDAHRLQEAGCFALVLEGIPAELAARATESLRIPTIGIGAGPSCSGQVLVLHDVLGLTESHRPKFVRTYVEGFRLLQEGLSRWAADVRTGAFPTPQESYRLPEGLSDAIANWAPSNPT, translated from the coding sequence ATGAGCCACATTTCAGAATCGCCTGTTGAACGCGTCACGATTCCAGTATTGCAGCGGTGGAAAGGCGAGGGGCGGCGTGTCGCGATGACCACCGCTTACGATGCAGTCGCGGCACGCATCGCCGACCCCATTGTCGACATTATTCTTGTCGGGGATAGCGTTGGCAATGTCTGCCTCGGTTTCGACAATACGCTGCCGGTCAGCATGGCGATGATGAACCATCACCTCGAGGCGGTAGCGCGCACAAAACCTCGTTCATTGCTTGTGGCCGACATGCCCTTTCTAAGCGTTCACCTCACTCCCGAGGCGACAATTCGGAACGCCGGAGGCTTCCTGCAGGTTGGAGCCGATGCCGTGAAACTCGAGGGTGGGGCAAAACGTGCCGAAATCGTACGTACCTTGGTCGATTGCGAGATTCCAGTGATGGGCCACCTCGGCCTGACGCCGCAGAGCGTCAATATGATGGGTGGATTCAAAGTGCAGGGCCGGAAAGCCGATGATGCGTTGCGTCTGCTCGACGACGCCCACCGACTGCAGGAGGCCGGATGTTTTGCTCTCGTCTTGGAGGGTATCCCGGCAGAGCTCGCCGCCCGTGCGACCGAGTCCCTGAGGATACCGACGATTGGAATCGGGGCCGGCCCCAGTTGCTCGGGCCAGGTACTTGTACTGCATGATGTGCTCGGCTTGACCGAAAGTCATCGGCCAAAATTCGTTCGCACCTATGTGGAAGGTTTTCGGCTACTTCAGGAGGGGCTGTCGCGCTGGGCCGCAGATGTCCGCACCGGTGCATTCCCGACGCCACAAGAATCCTATCGTCTTCCCGAAGGGCTGAGTGATGCGATCGCAAACTGGGCACCTTCCAATCCAACCTGA
- the bioD gene encoding dethiobiotin synthase, whose translation MSPRIVVTGTDTGIGKTIFSAGLANLLAANYWKPIQAGLDGETDTETVIRLGGLSAARIIPERYRLRTPASPHYAAEVEGIRLEADSLDVPDTGEQPLVIEGAGGLMVPLSGDTLYIDVFERWRIPVVLCASTELGTINHSLLSIEALRKREIPILGMAFIGERNSETQTVIREMGRVRWLGRLPWLSPLTADTLQAAFITSFRADSFKLHAKD comes from the coding sequence ATGAGTCCAAGGATCGTGGTGACGGGCACAGATACCGGAATCGGAAAAACGATATTTTCGGCTGGGCTTGCGAACCTTCTCGCTGCAAATTATTGGAAACCGATCCAGGCTGGCCTCGACGGAGAGACCGATACCGAGACAGTCATACGATTAGGTGGCTTGTCGGCCGCTCGCATCATCCCAGAGCGCTACCGCCTTCGAACCCCCGCTTCGCCCCACTATGCCGCTGAGGTCGAAGGAATTCGCCTCGAGGCAGATTCGCTCGATGTGCCAGACACCGGGGAGCAGCCATTGGTCATCGAGGGCGCGGGCGGGCTGATGGTGCCGCTGAGTGGCGATACACTTTATATCGACGTGTTCGAGCGCTGGCGGATTCCTGTTGTGCTCTGCGCGAGCACAGAGCTGGGCACTATCAATCACTCACTGCTCTCGATAGAGGCTCTCCGAAAGCGTGAGATCCCCATTCTCGGAATGGCCTTCATCGGCGAGCGAAATTCCGAGACTCAGACCGTCATTCGCGAGATGGGGCGGGTGCGTTGGCTGGGGCGGTTGCCATGGCTCTCTCCCCTTACGGCGGACACGCTGCAGGCGGCGTTCATAACCTCATTCCGGGCAGATAGCTTCAAGTTGCATGCCAAAGATTAA
- a CDS encoding adenosylmethionine--8-amino-7-oxononanoate transaminase, with the protein MPKIKSPIWHPFTQHALQAEMTRVVRGIGTYLYTSDGRRIIDAISSWWVVTHGHCHPHIVRAIQEQAGKLNQIIFAGHTHDPAEEVAAQLLKLAPRGLEHVFFSDSGSASVEVALKMALGYWHNVGKQRVRIVVMQHSYHGDTIGGMSVGARGVFNEAYGPLLFDVTSVPFPTTGREQDTLDALEAACRNEIPAAFVVEPLILGAGGMLMYPAWVLREMKRICEASDVLFIADEVMTGWGRTGTLFACEQANITPDIVCYSKGITGGALPLAVTLCRADIFDAHYSKDRTRTFFHSSSYTANPVACAAARANLDLWQDPNTRQRLAAIAVMQEQAIEPFRADARFENVRRTGTVAALDLKTRDSGYLADIGPKLHAFFKNRNLLLRPLGNTVYVMPPYSATAADIDEIYAGIWDAADALAGKDALLA; encoded by the coding sequence ATGCCAAAGATTAAGTCTCCGATCTGGCATCCGTTCACGCAACACGCTCTTCAAGCCGAAATGACAAGGGTTGTTCGTGGTATTGGTACCTATCTCTACACTTCGGATGGTCGCCGTATCATCGATGCAATCTCATCCTGGTGGGTGGTGACGCATGGTCATTGCCATCCACATATTGTGCGCGCGATTCAGGAACAAGCAGGCAAGCTCAATCAGATCATCTTTGCCGGCCATACCCACGATCCTGCGGAGGAAGTTGCCGCCCAGCTCCTGAAGCTCGCCCCACGCGGCCTCGAGCATGTCTTTTTCTCGGACAGCGGCTCAGCAAGCGTCGAAGTGGCGCTAAAAATGGCGCTTGGCTATTGGCATAATGTAGGCAAGCAACGAGTACGCATCGTCGTGATGCAACATTCCTATCATGGCGACACCATAGGTGGGATGTCGGTCGGTGCCCGCGGCGTCTTCAACGAGGCGTACGGACCCTTGCTGTTCGACGTCACCTCAGTCCCGTTTCCCACAACAGGACGTGAGCAGGACACGCTGGACGCCCTTGAGGCGGCTTGTCGAAACGAAATTCCGGCAGCGTTTGTTGTGGAACCTCTGATACTAGGGGCCGGCGGAATGCTGATGTATCCAGCCTGGGTGCTCAGGGAGATGAAGCGGATCTGCGAGGCTTCTGACGTCCTTTTCATTGCCGATGAGGTCATGACCGGCTGGGGTCGCACGGGAACACTCTTCGCGTGCGAGCAGGCCAATATCACACCAGATATCGTCTGTTACTCCAAGGGCATTACGGGAGGAGCGCTTCCCCTGGCGGTAACACTCTGTCGCGCGGATATTTTCGACGCCCACTATTCGAAAGATCGGACGCGCACGTTCTTTCATTCGAGCTCATATACCGCAAATCCCGTGGCCTGCGCGGCCGCAAGAGCCAATCTGGATCTCTGGCAAGATCCAAATACTCGTCAACGCTTGGCGGCAATCGCCGTGATGCAAGAACAGGCAATTGAGCCATTCCGGGCCGATGCACGCTTCGAAAACGTTCGTCGAACTGGCACGGTTGCAGCACTCGATCTGAAGACCCGCGATTCGGGCTATCTGGCGGACATCGGTCCGAAGCTTCACGCCTTCTTTAAGAATCGAAACCTGCTGCTGCGGCCGCTCGGCAATACGGTCTATGTGATGCCGCCCTACTCCGCGACAGCGGCAGATATTGATGAGATCTATGCTGGCATCTGGGATGCCGCGGATGCGCTGGCTGGAAAGGACGCACTGCTGGCATAG
- the panD gene encoding aspartate 1-decarboxylase, whose product MQITLLKGKIHCASVTEADLHYEGSISIDRGLLDAAGVLVNERVEIHNVETGARFATFVTEAPSGSGTVDLNGAAARLALPGDKISIFAYVLLDEAEAKTFRPRIVLVDRENRILPV is encoded by the coding sequence ATGCAGATTACCTTGTTGAAAGGCAAAATTCACTGCGCATCGGTGACCGAAGCCGATCTGCACTACGAAGGCTCGATCTCGATTGATCGTGGGCTGCTGGACGCGGCAGGGGTCCTGGTGAACGAGCGCGTCGAAATTCACAACGTCGAAACCGGCGCGCGGTTCGCCACTTTTGTCACTGAAGCGCCGAGCGGCTCGGGTACCGTAGACTTGAACGGTGCGGCTGCGCGACTGGCGTTACCCGGAGACAAAATTAGCATCTTTGCATACGTCTTGCTTGATGAGGCGGAAGCCAAGACGTTCAGACCCCGCATTGTGCTCGTCGATCGAGAGAATCGAATATTGCCGGTTTGA
- a CDS encoding 8-amino-7-oxononanoate synthase — MNSIQERNCAPYTLALNVLKEDHRLRSLTPRAGIDFTSNDYLALASAPRMKKAVLGAIEAGTPIGAGGSRLLRGNCEEHESLEAEAARFFGAETALFFGSGYVANFAVLTTVPQKGDLLVLDSLVHASIHEGARAGRADFRMSAHNDPQSVESTICDWRAKGGVGRIWIVAESLYSMDGDFAPLKELVALADRHDAFLMVDEAHATGVYGPKGRGLTAPYEARENLLVVHTCGKALGAAGALVTASGILRDFMVNRCRPFIFATAPSPLLAVAVREAILILQQEPERQQRLIELVAFTHRQMKQCGRKSSSDSQIVPYIVGDNARAMRLASALQARGFDIRGIRPPTVPAGTARLRVSLTLNVSEGDIRAMLDALVEETEGILQ, encoded by the coding sequence ATGAATTCAATCCAAGAGAGAAATTGTGCCCCTTATACCCTGGCGTTGAACGTCCTGAAGGAAGACCACCGGTTGCGCAGCCTCACTCCGCGTGCAGGAATTGATTTCACCTCGAACGACTATTTGGCGCTCGCGAGCGCGCCGCGCATGAAGAAGGCTGTCTTGGGAGCGATCGAGGCCGGCACACCGATCGGGGCCGGCGGTTCGCGGCTCCTGCGTGGCAACTGCGAGGAACACGAAAGTCTTGAAGCCGAAGCTGCAAGGTTCTTTGGCGCCGAAACAGCGCTCTTCTTTGGCAGCGGTTATGTCGCAAATTTTGCGGTCCTGACGACGGTGCCGCAGAAAGGCGATCTGCTCGTTCTCGATTCTCTGGTGCACGCGAGCATCCATGAAGGCGCGCGAGCTGGCCGCGCTGACTTTCGGATGAGCGCGCATAACGACCCACAGTCGGTTGAAAGCACGATTTGTGACTGGCGGGCAAAGGGCGGAGTTGGCCGCATCTGGATCGTGGCCGAGAGTCTCTACAGCATGGACGGCGATTTCGCGCCCCTCAAAGAGCTGGTTGCGCTCGCCGATCGACATGATGCGTTCCTGATGGTGGATGAGGCCCATGCAACAGGTGTTTACGGTCCGAAGGGGCGGGGGCTCACCGCCCCTTACGAGGCGCGAGAAAATCTCCTGGTCGTTCATACTTGCGGCAAAGCGCTCGGCGCTGCGGGGGCACTTGTCACGGCATCCGGCATCCTGCGAGACTTCATGGTCAATCGGTGCCGTCCCTTTATCTTCGCCACCGCCCCCTCGCCGTTGCTTGCCGTCGCCGTTCGCGAGGCGATTCTGATCCTGCAGCAGGAACCCGAGCGTCAGCAGCGCCTCATCGAGCTCGTCGCGTTCACTCACCGGCAGATGAAGCAGTGCGGTCGGAAAAGTTCTTCGGACTCGCAGATCGTGCCATACATCGTGGGCGATAACGCGCGTGCGATGCGGCTCGCCTCTGCGCTGCAGGCTCGCGGCTTCGACATCCGTGGAATTCGCCCGCCAACCGTGCCGGCGGGCACGGCCCGCTTGCGAGTTTCGCTGACGCTCAATGTCTCCGAGGGTGACATACGCGCAATGCTCGATGCATTGGTCGAGGAGACGGAAGGCATTCTTCAATGA
- a CDS encoding HAMP domain-containing methyl-accepting chemotaxis protein: MVDISPSSRFERADQKRSGNEHGLNSILMRASIIAIRLILPILRRLRPSLRTEIAMLGIGGVLVTGAMSVLGLDYIAQVQREADRSIHLRAHLAAISEAFLESQQLALEFLRKHNEALITRQAQSLSKELVGLDQIEEYVAPLPEGDPLKDVSFLRAGIGLYATRFNNIVSAQRVLGFAENDGLQGKLREAVHQAESRLTLIDQPQLTVLMLKMRRHEKDFMLRREEKYGDELDKRVAEFQATLAASELAPSAKAELKSLIESYRSSFVAFLVAQQALDDQVDDLGQIYGRNRPLLLKAMATADARAVAAEERASRIRQMLGVGIGLATLVIGFVAIVVGQTVARLITRMTKAMRQLAAGQFEVTLPGLGRSDEIGEMAQAMEAFKLKSKETAQAEFAANLEQDRLAGMRRKEELEKLAKIFEDAVSGVIDTLSSASTELEASARSLTDTAHNTQEFSGKVAFASEEASGNVQVVAARTAEMMASATEVERQVEQSAVIARGAVRQAEETNRRIKHLLAAALKIGGVVELIAAIARQTNLLALNATIEAEHAGRAGRGFAVVAHEVKSLATQTAKATSQIAEQIAGIQAATEESVSAIAEVGNSIGRISQIVSTIAAATEAQGTATKDIAQNIQHAAQMSTQIAGTIRQVALSASSTGASSSQVLTSANALAQSSHRLKLEVDGFLAGVRS; the protein is encoded by the coding sequence ATGGTCGACATCTCGCCCAGCTCTCGCTTCGAGCGTGCTGATCAGAAACGCAGCGGAAATGAGCATGGACTGAATAGCATTCTGATGCGTGCCTCAATTATTGCAATACGGCTCATACTACCAATTCTTCGTCGTCTTCGCCCGAGCCTGCGAACCGAGATTGCCATGCTTGGAATAGGGGGCGTGCTCGTCACAGGGGCAATGAGTGTCCTTGGGCTCGATTATATTGCTCAGGTTCAGCGAGAGGCAGACCGGAGCATTCACCTTCGTGCTCACCTGGCGGCGATTTCAGAAGCGTTTCTTGAGTCGCAGCAGCTTGCGTTGGAGTTTCTGCGCAAGCACAATGAGGCATTGATCACGCGGCAGGCCCAAAGCCTCAGCAAGGAGCTGGTCGGCCTCGATCAGATCGAGGAGTACGTTGCCCCCTTGCCGGAAGGCGATCCGTTAAAGGACGTATCGTTCCTGCGCGCCGGAATTGGCCTTTATGCGACACGTTTCAACAATATCGTTTCAGCGCAGCGCGTGCTCGGGTTCGCAGAAAATGATGGCCTCCAGGGCAAGCTGCGCGAGGCCGTGCATCAGGCCGAATCCCGGCTTACGTTGATCGATCAACCCCAGCTAACTGTGTTGATGCTGAAGATGCGGCGACACGAAAAGGATTTCATGCTCCGGCGCGAGGAGAAGTACGGCGATGAGCTCGACAAGCGGGTCGCCGAGTTCCAGGCTACCCTTGCTGCTTCGGAGTTGGCGCCCTCCGCCAAGGCGGAACTCAAGAGCCTTATCGAGTCCTACCGGTCGAGCTTCGTCGCCTTTCTGGTGGCTCAACAGGCGTTGGATGATCAAGTTGACGATCTCGGCCAGATCTACGGCCGGAATCGTCCTCTCCTATTGAAAGCGATGGCGACAGCCGACGCCCGCGCTGTCGCTGCGGAAGAGCGCGCATCGCGGATCCGCCAGATGCTGGGTGTGGGAATTGGGCTTGCCACGCTCGTCATCGGTTTTGTTGCCATCGTTGTCGGGCAGACAGTGGCCCGGCTGATCACCCGTATGACCAAAGCGATGCGTCAACTGGCGGCGGGCCAGTTCGAGGTGACTCTGCCTGGGCTTGGCCGTTCGGACGAGATAGGCGAGATGGCGCAGGCCATGGAAGCGTTCAAGCTTAAGTCAAAAGAAACGGCGCAGGCCGAGTTTGCTGCGAATCTGGAACAGGATCGCTTGGCGGGAATGCGACGTAAGGAGGAGCTGGAGAAGCTTGCCAAGATCTTTGAAGATGCGGTCAGCGGCGTCATCGACACACTGTCATCTGCCTCGACCGAACTGGAGGCCTCTGCCCGCAGCTTGACTGACACGGCGCACAATACACAGGAATTCTCTGGCAAAGTCGCCTTTGCCTCGGAGGAAGCTTCGGGCAACGTTCAGGTTGTCGCTGCACGTACCGCGGAGATGATGGCGTCTGCTACGGAGGTTGAACGCCAGGTCGAGCAATCTGCAGTAATCGCCAGAGGCGCCGTGCGTCAGGCCGAAGAAACCAACCGAAGGATAAAACACCTGTTGGCAGCGGCCCTAAAGATTGGTGGCGTGGTTGAGCTGATCGCCGCAATTGCGAGGCAAACAAACCTTTTGGCTCTTAACGCGACGATCGAGGCTGAACACGCGGGTAGGGCCGGCCGCGGCTTTGCCGTCGTGGCGCACGAGGTAAAGTCGCTGGCAACACAGACGGCGAAAGCGACCTCTCAAATTGCAGAGCAAATCGCAGGCATCCAGGCGGCCACGGAGGAGTCGGTCAGCGCTATCGCAGAGGTCGGCAACAGTATCGGCAGGATCTCGCAAATCGTATCGACGATTGCTGCTGCGACCGAAGCGCAGGGTACGGCAACCAAAGATATTGCACAGAATATCCAACATGCGGCACAAATGTCGACGCAAATCGCCGGCACCATCCGGCAGGTTGCATTGAGCGCCTCAAGCACCGGTGCGTCATCCTCGCAGGTGCTGACATCTGCGAATGCGCTGGCCCAAAGCAGCCATCGCCTCAAACTGGAAGTCGATGGCTTTCTCGCCGGGGTCAGGTCGTGA
- a CDS encoding Dabb family protein — protein MIRHIVLFTAKDEAHIDRIIEGLSVLKNIPHASRLEVARNRKSDQLGNEIDVIVYGEFESEAELAAYKAHDLYQESIRRVRPLRELRFAVDYCVSTDVRLLTRRAVSAG, from the coding sequence ATGATCCGTCACATCGTTCTGTTCACCGCCAAGGATGAGGCGCACATTGACCGGATCATCGAAGGATTATCGGTTCTAAAGAATATCCCGCATGCAAGCCGGCTGGAGGTTGCTCGTAACCGCAAGAGCGACCAGCTCGGCAACGAGATTGACGTCATCGTTTATGGTGAGTTCGAGAGCGAGGCGGAACTCGCAGCCTACAAGGCGCATGATCTTTACCAGGAATCGATCAGGCGAGTACGGCCGCTGCGCGAACTGCGGTTCGCGGTAGACTACTGTGTATCGACCGATGTCCGGCTCCTCACTCGGCGCGCGGTCTCTGCTGGCTGA